A genomic stretch from Bordetella sp. N includes:
- a CDS encoding LysR family transcriptional regulator: protein MEALNLLESFIRSAQVGSFSAAARSLGLTPAAVSKNVARLEAELGLRLFHRSTRKLALTEEGEQFFENAATPYATLRDAFAHAAQRDGKPSGVLRVTVGLGFGNEYIVPLLGDFLARYPAIIPDWHFENRAVDLVGEGYDAAIAGGIELTEGVVARKLATAYIIAVASPAYMAGRAMPEHPSDLAGLDGIARRSGPTGRLRAWTLRNGAGQEAPAEPSVRMIFDDPEAMARAALLGYGVALLPTPHAARWVASGALIRLLPDWSAELGALSIYYPNKKLVPLKTRAFIDFVVEAFRKKRLAALFDPR from the coding sequence ATGGAAGCCCTGAATCTCCTCGAATCCTTCATCCGCAGCGCCCAGGTGGGCAGCTTCTCGGCGGCGGCGCGCAGCCTGGGGCTGACACCGGCCGCCGTCAGCAAGAACGTGGCGCGGCTGGAGGCGGAACTGGGACTGCGGCTGTTCCATCGCAGCACCCGCAAACTGGCGCTGACGGAGGAGGGCGAGCAGTTCTTTGAAAACGCCGCCACGCCCTATGCGACGCTGCGCGATGCATTCGCCCACGCGGCGCAGCGCGACGGCAAACCGTCGGGCGTGTTGCGGGTGACGGTGGGCCTGGGTTTCGGCAATGAATACATCGTGCCTTTGCTGGGCGACTTCCTGGCTCGCTACCCGGCCATCATTCCAGACTGGCATTTCGAGAACCGCGCGGTCGACCTGGTGGGCGAGGGTTACGACGCGGCCATCGCGGGTGGCATAGAACTGACGGAAGGCGTGGTGGCGCGCAAATTGGCGACGGCCTACATCATCGCGGTGGCGTCGCCCGCCTACATGGCGGGCCGTGCCATGCCGGAACACCCGTCCGATCTGGCGGGCCTGGACGGCATCGCACGACGCTCGGGACCTACCGGACGCTTGCGTGCGTGGACGTTGCGCAATGGCGCCGGACAGGAGGCGCCCGCCGAGCCCAGCGTGCGCATGATTTTCGATGACCCTGAAGCCATGGCGCGAGCTGCCTTGCTGGGCTACGGCGTGGCGCTGCTGCCGACGCCCCACGCGGCCCGTTGGGTAGCCAGTGGCGCCTTGATCCGCTTGCTGCCGGATTGGTCCGCCGAGTTGGGCGCCTTGTCCATCTACTACCCGAACAAGAAGCTGGTCCCTTTGAAGACGCGCGCCTTCATCGATTTCGTGGTCGAAGCGTTCCGAAAAAAGCGCCTGGCCGCACTGTTCGATCCCCGGTGA